The [Pseudomonas] carboxydohydrogena genome includes a window with the following:
- a CDS encoding helix-turn-helix domain-containing protein → MAKRETPSSKRILARNLRRLRLERGWSQDDLAAEADVRQALVSAIEVETANPTLETLDRVATALGVELAKLLEKSGR, encoded by the coding sequence ATGGCGAAGCGGGAAACTCCATCGAGCAAGCGCATACTGGCCCGCAATTTGCGGCGGCTCCGGCTTGAGCGAGGATGGTCACAGGACGACCTCGCTGCGGAGGCCGACGTGCGTCAGGCCCTCGTCAGCGCGATCGAGGTCGAAACCGCAAATCCGACCTTGGAGACTTTGGACCGGGTGGCGACAGCTCTCGGGGTCGAACTCGCAAAGCTTCTCGAGAAGTCGGGACGTTGA
- a CDS encoding plasmid partitioning protein RepB C-terminal domain-containing protein, with protein sequence MTDTPQARQDPNIRLAFDRSFLNIPLSAIVPLKILPDGVRASRTYTQILSSIKAIGLVEAPVVMAAPQKSGTWFLLDGHLRVEALKELGIVEAECLLATDDDTYTYNKRVNRIPPIQEHRMIARAMERGVSSADIASALNLQVESVLRRFRLLEGISPEAADLLKDTPCSMKVFDILRQMSAVRQIEAADLMIGQNNFTVMFARALRAATSESQLAVTKKGKGGGSPTPSGQQIARMERELAALQTQVESVEDTYGIENLHLTVARGYIAKLLANKRIARWLANHQQDYLIEFQKIAEIDTLGAVTEGPKV encoded by the coding sequence ATGACTGATACTCCGCAAGCTCGGCAAGACCCCAATATTCGCTTGGCTTTTGATCGAAGCTTTTTAAACATCCCGTTGTCAGCGATCGTTCCGCTTAAAATCTTGCCAGATGGCGTTAGAGCCAGCCGAACGTACACTCAGATTCTGAGCTCCATCAAAGCAATCGGCCTAGTTGAAGCACCTGTTGTAATGGCCGCTCCGCAGAAATCAGGAACATGGTTCCTTCTCGATGGCCACCTACGGGTTGAGGCGTTGAAAGAACTGGGCATCGTCGAAGCCGAATGTCTACTGGCTACGGATGACGACACCTATACCTATAATAAGCGCGTGAATCGCATACCTCCGATTCAGGAGCACCGAATGATCGCACGCGCTATGGAGCGAGGCGTATCGTCCGCTGACATCGCAAGCGCCCTTAACCTTCAGGTTGAGTCGGTCCTGAGACGATTCCGGCTATTGGAAGGGATCAGCCCGGAGGCTGCGGACCTGCTCAAAGATACACCTTGCTCAATGAAGGTGTTTGACATTCTGCGTCAGATGTCTGCTGTTCGTCAGATTGAAGCCGCAGATCTAATGATCGGTCAAAACAATTTCACCGTGATGTTCGCCCGAGCACTACGAGCAGCAACATCAGAAAGCCAACTTGCTGTAACTAAGAAGGGAAAAGGAGGCGGTTCCCCTACACCTTCGGGTCAACAGATTGCCCGTATGGAACGGGAACTGGCAGCACTGCAAACTCAAGTAGAGTCCGTCGAGGATACCTACGGTATCGAGAACTTACATTTAACCGTCGCGCGAGGATATATCGCCAAACTTCTCGCTAACAAACGGATCGCTCGCTGGCTGGCGAACCACCAACAAGACTATCTCATAGAATTCCAGAAAATTGCGGAAATCGACACACTCGGCGCAGTCACGGAAGGACCGAAAGTCTAA
- a CDS encoding GrlR family regulatory protein: MLQGLYKAEFETPRGKAVGVVFAHDGRIHGGDSAFAYVGTFQQVGHTVSGTVTTLRHTNDPKALSLFGIDSARVTLHGFEKDGFATLDGTAAEAPSLGLKVVLTRLCD; the protein is encoded by the coding sequence ATGCTTCAAGGACTGTATAAAGCAGAGTTCGAAACCCCTCGCGGCAAGGCCGTTGGCGTTGTTTTCGCGCATGATGGCAGGATACATGGCGGCGACTCGGCGTTCGCCTATGTCGGGACCTTTCAGCAGGTGGGGCATACGGTCAGCGGGACGGTCACGACCCTCCGGCACACCAACGACCCGAAAGCTTTGTCCCTGTTCGGCATTGATAGTGCCCGGGTGACTTTGCATGGATTTGAAAAGGACGGGTTTGCTACCCTGGACGGAACTGCCGCAGAGGCGCCGTCCCTTGGGCTTAAGGTCGTGCTTACGCGTCTTTGCGACTGA